One region of Elusimicrobiota bacterium genomic DNA includes:
- a CDS encoding transposase, translating to MSQLSVPVLRKRAQRENWLPAETTTVNHASAKLYVLEQLPQDIRTRLSVVTPSGNTIPVPICAASISEKTKRIALARLDLLRHWQNWRAHHKNQPLTQVDFGFISAYNTGAAFHPVHDLLGEVSIKTLYRWQAAMENTLDWTRLVPLYNCGSNEAPELNPAEKSMFEKLLLNPKKPSVGSAAHLVRYALTLQGIQPHSPITFRRYAQWLRSRNNDLWVFCREGHKALVDKVAPFIRRDSAMLEVGQVLVADGHRLNFLMINPYTGKPCRCTMIGYLDWKSYYLAGYEIMPEENTQAIASALRNAIINLGKIPQVCYQDNGSSFRSRFFTADENLEDCGFYGLFGRLGIAPVFAQPYNARAKVIEGWWRHFAETFERLIPSYTGASIADKPAWMARNEKFHRAIHNNYVFNIDEIKEYINIWLDYAGSCPNPYVKNKTCKQVFDEGSGPGVNISDLDDLMLSVNITRLGRNGVRLFGQEYFNEALYGMISEVVVKYSLSDLTKVKIYDLKGKFICEAPRVERIHPMATLFGDAKDKTALAMAQHMQRKLTADTKERSIERFAPVPEIAWCGIPANPAPVNAVRVSAIPASAVAVTSAHPKEGERPLFMEMFERYDWLLKHGANTDEDKTFMADYEKSKEFTLLYRSYNS from the coding sequence ATGTCACAACTGTCGGTTCCTGTCTTACGCAAACGCGCCCAGCGCGAAAACTGGCTCCCGGCCGAGACCACCACAGTAAACCACGCCAGTGCCAAGCTATACGTGCTGGAGCAGCTGCCGCAGGACATCCGCACCAGGCTGTCGGTTGTCACACCTTCCGGCAACACCATCCCGGTTCCCATTTGCGCCGCCTCCATCTCCGAAAAGACCAAGCGCATAGCCCTTGCCCGCCTGGACCTCTTGCGCCATTGGCAAAACTGGCGCGCGCATCATAAAAACCAGCCGCTCACTCAGGTGGACTTCGGTTTTATCTCCGCGTACAACACCGGTGCCGCGTTCCACCCGGTGCATGACCTGCTCGGCGAAGTCTCCATAAAAACCCTGTACCGCTGGCAGGCCGCGATGGAAAACACCCTGGATTGGACCCGCCTGGTGCCTCTCTATAACTGCGGCTCGAACGAAGCCCCGGAGCTTAACCCCGCAGAAAAATCCATGTTTGAAAAGCTGCTGCTTAATCCCAAAAAGCCATCAGTTGGATCAGCCGCTCACCTGGTGCGCTATGCGCTCACCCTCCAGGGCATTCAGCCGCACTCGCCAATAACCTTCCGCCGGTACGCGCAATGGCTGCGCTCCCGCAATAATGATTTATGGGTATTCTGCCGTGAGGGTCACAAAGCCCTGGTGGATAAAGTGGCCCCGTTCATTCGCCGCGATTCCGCCATGCTCGAAGTCGGCCAGGTGCTGGTGGCCGACGGCCATCGCCTGAACTTCCTTATGATAAATCCCTACACCGGCAAACCCTGCCGCTGCACCATGATAGGCTACCTCGACTGGAAAAGTTATTACCTGGCCGGCTACGAGATCATGCCCGAAGAAAACACCCAGGCCATAGCCTCCGCGCTCCGCAACGCCATCATCAACCTCGGCAAGATACCCCAGGTCTGCTACCAGGACAACGGCAGCTCATTCCGCAGTCGTTTCTTTACCGCTGATGAAAATCTTGAAGACTGCGGTTTCTACGGCCTCTTCGGCCGGCTCGGTATCGCGCCGGTCTTTGCGCAGCCTTACAACGCGCGGGCGAAAGTGATAGAAGGCTGGTGGCGGCATTTCGCCGAAACGTTCGAACGCCTTATCCCAAGCTACACCGGCGCGAGCATCGCCGATAAACCGGCCTGGATGGCGCGGAATGAAAAATTTCACCGCGCCATCCATAACAACTACGTCTTCAATATTGACGAGATTAAGGAATATATAAATATCTGGCTGGACTATGCCGGCAGTTGCCCGAATCCTTACGTTAAAAACAAGACCTGTAAACAAGTTTTCGACGAAGGCAGCGGCCCCGGCGTTAACATCTCCGACCTGGACGATCTGATGCTCTCCGTGAACATCACCCGGTTGGGCCGCAACGGCGTCCGTTTGTTCGGCCAGGAATATTTTAATGAGGCGCTCTACGGCATGATCTCCGAAGTGGTGGTGAAATATAGCCTGTCCGATCTGACCAAAGTGAAGATATACGACCTTAAAGGCAAGTTCATCTGCGAAGCGCCCCGCGTGGAAAGAATTCACCCCATGGCCACGCTCTTCGGCGACGCCAAAGATAAAACTGCGCTGGCTATGGCGCAGCATATGCAGCGCAAGCTGACCGCCGATACCAAAGAGCGTTCCATAGAACGCTTTGCCCCGGTGCCCGAAATAGCCTGGTGCGGAATCCCGGCAAACCCCGCGCCTGTGAATGCGGTCCGGGTCTCCGCTATTCCAGCCTCCGCCGTAGCCGTAACCTCGGCGCATCCCAAAGAAGGCGAGCGCCCTTTGTTTATGGAAATGTTTGAACGCTACGATTGGCTGCTTAAGCATGGCGCAAATACCGATGAGGATAAAACTTTTATGGCCGACTACGAAAAGAGCAAAGAATTCACACTGCTCTACCGGTCATATAATTCGTAA
- a CDS encoding AAA family ATPase codes for MKTNYVPTANVKALTAALNRIHTLERKSNRMALVFGDPGLGKTEAAVQFQANNSASIYLRAKALISPRWFLEDLVKELGEQPLYRASALFGQAKEQLDKNPRLVIVDEADYLLHDPRAMETLRDLHDLTPASICIIGMALMDRKLARFRHLFDRFAEVIKFSDLTLNDVKTIAAQNCEVRISDDAAAFIHRNTPRFRQVIAWLHKAEHLARTNSLKEITAAHLEGRK; via the coding sequence ATGAAAACCAACTATGTACCAACCGCAAACGTCAAAGCCTTAACTGCCGCCCTCAATCGCATCCACACATTGGAACGCAAAAGCAATCGCATGGCGCTGGTATTCGGCGATCCAGGCCTGGGCAAGACCGAGGCCGCAGTTCAGTTCCAGGCGAACAACTCGGCCTCAATCTACCTCCGCGCCAAGGCGCTTATCAGCCCGCGCTGGTTCCTGGAAGACCTGGTGAAAGAACTCGGCGAGCAGCCGCTATATCGCGCCTCAGCGCTATTCGGCCAGGCAAAGGAGCAGCTCGATAAAAACCCGCGCCTGGTGATAGTGGACGAAGCCGATTATCTGCTGCATGATCCCCGCGCTATGGAAACCCTGCGCGACCTGCACGATTTGACGCCCGCCTCTATCTGCATAATCGGCATGGCCCTGATGGATCGCAAACTCGCCCGCTTCCGCCATCTGTTTGATCGTTTCGCCGAAGTAATCAAATTCTCCGATTTGACGCTAAACGACGTTAAAACTATAGCCGCCCAAAACTGCGAAGTGCGAATAAGCGACGATGCCGCCGCCTTCATCCACCGCAATACACCCCGCTTCCGCCAGGTAATAGCCTGGCTGCATAAAGCCGAGCACCTTGCCCGCACCAACAGCCTTAAAGAGATAACCGCCGCGCATCTGGAAGGCCGGAAATGA
- a CDS encoding regulatory protein GemA, translating to MPEITPAQIKRIHTLKNALEMTDTQYRAALEQFHVFSSKQLTEAQAGQFASELENVAVSKGKWVRPYRKYQHLGGRRDMATPKQLRMIEAMWGDVSRAGTNADRAAALKKFLQRFDISTMEDIRWYDVRKIVAALKAMQAGVKGEI from the coding sequence ATGCCAGAAATAACCCCCGCGCAGATAAAGCGTATCCACACGCTCAAAAATGCCCTGGAAATGACCGACACGCAATACCGCGCCGCCCTGGAGCAGTTCCACGTCTTCAGCAGCAAGCAGCTCACAGAGGCGCAGGCTGGCCAGTTTGCAAGCGAGCTGGAGAACGTGGCCGTCAGCAAAGGCAAATGGGTGCGCCCCTACCGCAAATACCAGCACCTGGGCGGCCGCCGCGACATGGCCACCCCGAAGCAGCTCCGCATGATAGAGGCTATGTGGGGGGACGTCTCACGCGCCGGCACCAACGCGGACCGCGCCGCCGCGCTTAAAAAGTTCCTGCAACGGTTTGATATCTCCACCATGGAGGACATCCGCTGGTATGACGTGCGCAAAATAGTAGCCGCCCTTAAAGCCATGCAGGCGGGGGTTAAAGGTGAAATTTAA